One window of the Shewanella khirikhana genome contains the following:
- the tssB gene encoding type VI secretion system contractile sheath small subunit, protein MSKNSSVAPKERINIKYVPATGDQQQELELPLKLLVLGDYKGHPDEAVLEDRKTVQVDKSNFESVMKEAQLSITTTVHNRLVDGEDDGAELSVDLNFESMRDFTPDAVAQQVPELQKLIELREALVALKGPLGNIPAFRTKLQNLIASEDSREALLSELQSLES, encoded by the coding sequence ATGTCAAAAAACAGTTCGGTTGCGCCTAAAGAACGCATCAATATTAAATATGTCCCCGCCACGGGTGATCAACAGCAAGAACTTGAACTCCCTCTTAAGCTGTTAGTGCTGGGCGACTATAAAGGTCATCCAGATGAAGCGGTTTTAGAGGACAGAAAAACGGTTCAGGTTGATAAGTCAAACTTTGAATCTGTTATGAAAGAGGCGCAATTGTCTATTACAACCACGGTTCACAATCGTTTGGTTGATGGTGAGGACGACGGCGCAGAGCTTTCTGTTGATTTAAATTTTGAATCCATGCGTGACTTCACTCCGGATGCCGTAGCGCAGCAAGTGCCTGAGTTGCAAAAGCTGATTGAACTGCGCGAGGCTCTTGTTGCCCTTAAAGGCCCCCTTGGCAATATTCCTGCTTTTAGAACCAAACTCCAGAATTTGATTGCATCAGAAGACTCCCGGGAGGCTCTGCTGAGCGAGCTGCAATCGCTCGAAAGCTGA
- a CDS encoding LysR family transcriptional regulator codes for MLSQADIARIRSCDLNLLVCLVVLIEEQSVSRSAERLGLSQPTMSQKVKKIQTLFGEPLFIKQGLGIIATDKALKLHQPLEQWLLLSSQLLQKKPFFPEEAKGKISLGLLDDVAETLIPRLLEQLIVDAPNVELEFVNKTSNIFSMLESGKLDLAVGGVDVPPPNIHGRRTVSENYLVFFSQNHPLAKLANPSIQDVFHWEHARFSGSNLIEQEIDLLAQELGLTRKCSFSCSSNLVLLQSLKANRHLAFLPERFLKHSDSLLHLALPEIPSIDSMIYWHAKVHKEPLIQWFKDLCIELTKNMIKEGHFPQA; via the coding sequence ATGTTAAGTCAGGCTGACATTGCTCGTATCCGTAGTTGTGATCTCAATCTGCTCGTGTGTCTCGTGGTCTTAATTGAAGAGCAGAGTGTCTCACGTAGTGCTGAGCGGCTCGGATTGTCGCAACCTACGATGAGCCAGAAAGTGAAAAAAATACAGACATTATTTGGAGAGCCATTATTCATTAAACAAGGGCTAGGAATTATTGCCACAGACAAGGCTCTTAAACTACATCAGCCACTAGAACAGTGGTTGCTGTTATCTAGCCAATTATTACAAAAGAAGCCATTTTTCCCTGAAGAAGCTAAAGGAAAAATAAGTCTAGGATTGTTGGATGATGTTGCAGAAACTTTAATCCCAAGACTGCTGGAACAGTTAATCGTTGATGCTCCTAATGTTGAGTTAGAATTTGTCAATAAAACATCGAATATATTTTCTATGTTAGAGTCTGGCAAATTAGACCTCGCTGTAGGAGGAGTGGATGTTCCGCCTCCTAATATCCATGGTCGACGTACTGTAAGCGAGAATTATCTAGTATTTTTCAGTCAGAACCATCCTTTAGCTAAACTAGCTAATCCCTCAATACAGGATGTGTTCCATTGGGAGCATGCTCGCTTCAGCGGGTCCAATTTGATTGAGCAGGAAATTGATTTATTGGCTCAGGAGTTAGGACTCACTCGAAAATGTAGCTTTAGTTGCTCATCAAATTTGGTTTTACTACAATCTCTTAAGGCCAACAGGCACTTGGCATTTTTACCTGAGCGTTTTTTGAAACATAGCGATAGTCTTTTACATTTGGCTTTACCAGAAATACCATCTATTGATAGCATGATATATTGGCATGCAAAAGTACACAAAGAGCCTCTAATACAATGGTTTAAAGATTTATGCATAGAGCTGACAAAAAATATGATCAAAGAGGGGCATTTTCCACAAGCTTAA